The proteins below come from a single Halobacillus salinarum genomic window:
- a CDS encoding CTP synthase has translation MATKYIFVTGGVVSSLGKGITAASLGRLLKNRGLKVTIQKFDPYINVDPGTMSPYQHGEVFVTDDGAETDLDLGHYERFIDINLNKYSNVTTGKVYSNVIKKERRGDYLGGTVQVIPHITNEIKDRVFRAAHETNADVVITEIGGTVGDIESLPFLEAIRQIKSDIGREHVMYLHCTLVPYLKAAGEMKTKPTQHSVKELRSLGIQPDAIVLRTEQAISEEMKEKIALFCDIAKHAVIEARDSDTLYKVPLTLQEQKLDELTCKHFGLTCPEADMTEWNQLLEQVQNLQEKVTIALVGKYVELPDAYISVVEALKHAGYSYNADIEVKWVNSENVTKANVGDHLAGADGILVPGGFGDRGIEGKIDAIRYARENRVPFLGICLGMQLATVEFARNELGLEGAHSAEINPATPHPIIDLLPEQKEISDLGGTLRLGIYPSRLQPGTKAIEAYGEEVIYERHRHRFEFNNHYREQMEAKGFKFSGTSPDGRLIEIIEVEDHPWFVASQFHPEFKSRPTRPQELFYGFIGAAMKQKQ, from the coding sequence CATACATCAACGTGGATCCGGGAACGATGAGTCCTTATCAGCATGGTGAAGTGTTTGTAACTGATGACGGAGCAGAAACAGACCTCGACCTTGGACACTATGAGCGTTTTATTGACATTAACTTAAATAAATACAGTAACGTAACAACAGGGAAAGTGTACTCGAATGTGATTAAGAAAGAACGCCGCGGTGATTATCTCGGCGGAACGGTCCAGGTCATTCCGCACATTACGAATGAAATCAAGGATCGTGTCTTCCGTGCCGCCCATGAAACAAACGCCGATGTTGTCATTACGGAAATCGGGGGAACGGTAGGGGACATCGAATCGCTGCCATTCCTTGAGGCGATCAGACAGATCAAAAGCGATATCGGCCGTGAGCATGTAATGTATCTGCACTGTACGCTCGTGCCTTATTTAAAAGCGGCAGGAGAAATGAAAACAAAGCCGACACAGCACAGCGTGAAAGAGCTCCGTTCCCTGGGTATTCAGCCGGATGCAATTGTGCTCCGGACTGAACAGGCGATTTCGGAAGAGATGAAAGAAAAAATCGCTCTCTTCTGTGATATTGCTAAGCATGCGGTCATTGAAGCGCGTGATTCCGACACGCTTTACAAAGTGCCGCTCACGCTTCAGGAACAAAAACTGGATGAGCTGACGTGTAAGCATTTCGGCCTAACGTGTCCTGAAGCAGATATGACGGAATGGAATCAGCTCCTCGAACAGGTGCAGAACCTGCAGGAAAAAGTCACGATCGCTCTTGTCGGTAAATACGTTGAGCTGCCAGATGCCTATATTTCAGTCGTAGAAGCGTTGAAGCATGCAGGCTACAGCTACAATGCGGATATTGAAGTGAAATGGGTCAACTCTGAAAATGTAACGAAGGCAAATGTCGGCGATCATTTGGCAGGAGCCGACGGGATCCTCGTCCCAGGAGGCTTTGGTGACCGCGGGATTGAAGGAAAAATCGATGCGATCCGCTATGCACGGGAAAACCGTGTACCGTTTCTCGGTATCTGCCTCGGTATGCAGCTTGCTACTGTGGAATTTGCTAGAAATGAGCTTGGTCTTGAAGGTGCCCATTCAGCAGAAATCAATCCGGCGACGCCGCATCCAATTATCGATCTTCTTCCTGAGCAGAAAGAAATTTCTGATTTGGGCGGTACTTTAAGACTAGGAATTTATCCATCCAGGCTTCAGCCGGGAACTAAGGCGATCGAAGCATATGGAGAAGAGGTTATTTATGAGCGTCACCGCCACCGGTTTGAATTTAACAACCACTACCGGGAACAGATGGAAGCGAAAGGGTTTAAGTTCTCCGGCACGAGTCCGGACGGACGTCTGATTGAAATTATTGAGGTGGAGGATCATCCTTGGTTTGTAGCGAGCCAGTTCCATCCGGAATTCAAATCACGACCGACAAGACCGCAGGAATTGTTCTACGGCTTTATCGGCGCAGCGATGAAACAGAAGCAATAA
- a CDS encoding DUF2529 family protein produces the protein MLKMLQTQLTGQFQQIAKTEEFHIEDAARSLSQALVGEGIIYVKGFEEMESIEAEALQGPEPMPKAKIYIAEDTLTEIDRVLIAARTADHPEAVKLAKEAKEAGADVIALAAVQKDKENRLKQEADFLIDTKITRPLLPFDMRRVGFPSVMTMFYAYFVLRLTIEEIMDDYQE, from the coding sequence ATGCTGAAGATGCTGCAAACACAGTTAACCGGCCAATTCCAGCAAATTGCAAAAACCGAAGAATTTCACATAGAAGATGCGGCAAGAAGTCTCTCCCAAGCGCTTGTAGGTGAAGGAATTATTTATGTGAAGGGCTTCGAGGAAATGGAATCCATTGAGGCTGAAGCCTTGCAAGGTCCGGAACCGATGCCGAAAGCAAAGATTTACATAGCGGAAGACACTCTTACGGAGATTGACCGTGTACTCATAGCTGCTCGCACGGCTGACCATCCCGAGGCGGTTAAGCTTGCTAAGGAAGCAAAGGAAGCAGGTGCTGACGTCATTGCCCTGGCTGCTGTACAAAAAGATAAAGAAAACCGTCTGAAGCAGGAAGCAGACTTTCTGATTGATACTAAAATCACACGACCGCTCCTCCCCTTTGATATGAGACGGGTCGGTTTTCCATCCGTGATGACGATGTTTTATGCTTATTTCGTCTTAAGGCTTACGATAGAAGAAATCATGGATGATTATCAAGAGTAA
- a CDS encoding response regulator, which translates to MTNKILIVDDQPGIRMLLEEILKSEGYEIVTAKTGKQACEMMEAEKPDLTIMDYNLPVMNGHEVLKTFDEMSAHNPVIIITGSSEDSIKEHTQFSFVQEIIAKPFDIHKMKEVVTNTLVRS; encoded by the coding sequence GTGACGAACAAGATTTTAATTGTAGACGACCAACCAGGAATCCGTATGCTGCTGGAAGAAATTCTTAAAAGCGAAGGATACGAAATAGTAACTGCAAAAACCGGGAAGCAAGCATGTGAGATGATGGAGGCGGAGAAACCTGACCTGACAATTATGGATTATAATCTGCCTGTGATGAACGGTCACGAAGTGTTGAAGACTTTTGATGAAATGAGTGCTCATAATCCTGTCATTATCATTACCGGATCTTCTGAGGATTCGATTAAGGAACATACGCAGTTTTCTTTTGTGCAGGAAATCATCGCTAAACCCTTCGATATCCATAAGATGAAAGAAGTGGTAACAAACACGCTGGTCCGCAGCTAA
- the fba gene encoding class II fructose-1,6-bisphosphate aldolase, producing the protein MPLVSMKEMLEKAKEERYGVGQFNLNNLEYAQAILQAAEEEQSPVILGVSEGAGRYMGGFNVVVDMVKALMKSYGTTVPVAIHLDHGSSFEKCAEAIHAGFTSVMIDASHDPLEENIALTKKVVELAHIHGVSVEAELGRVGGQEDDIIVEDAEAAYAIPAECKKLVDETNVDVFAPALGSVHGPYKGEPNLGFDRMEEIMGIVDKPLVLHGGTGIPTADIKKAISFGTAKINVNTENQFSQAKAVRAVLAEKPELYDPRKYLGPGRDAIKETVIGKMREFGSSNKA; encoded by the coding sequence ATGCCGCTAGTGTCTATGAAAGAAATGCTAGAAAAAGCTAAGGAAGAACGTTACGGCGTTGGCCAGTTCAACCTTAACAATTTAGAATACGCTCAGGCGATCCTGCAGGCTGCAGAAGAAGAGCAGTCTCCGGTAATCTTAGGAGTTTCTGAAGGTGCCGGGCGTTATATGGGTGGCTTTAACGTAGTTGTTGATATGGTTAAAGCTCTGATGAAATCATACGGGACGACTGTGCCTGTTGCGATTCACCTGGATCATGGATCCAGCTTTGAAAAATGTGCAGAAGCGATTCATGCCGGATTTACTTCCGTAATGATCGATGCTTCCCACGACCCGCTTGAGGAAAACATTGCGTTAACGAAAAAAGTCGTTGAACTTGCGCACATCCACGGTGTTTCTGTTGAAGCAGAATTGGGCCGTGTAGGTGGTCAGGAAGACGACATTATTGTAGAGGATGCAGAAGCAGCCTATGCGATTCCTGCAGAATGTAAAAAGCTTGTCGATGAAACAAACGTTGACGTTTTCGCGCCGGCGCTAGGTTCTGTACATGGTCCTTACAAAGGCGAACCGAACCTTGGCTTTGACCGCATGGAAGAAATCATGGGAATTGTCGATAAGCCGCTTGTGCTTCACGGCGGGACAGGCATCCCGACAGCGGACATTAAGAAAGCTATTTCTTTCGGAACCGCTAAGATCAATGTCAACACAGAAAATCAATTCTCCCAGGCCAAAGCTGTACGTGCCGTACTGGCTGAGAAGCCTGAATTGTATGACCCGCGTAAGTATTTAGGACCAGGACGCGATGCCATTAAAGAAACAGTTATTGGCAAGATGCGTGAATTTGGTTCTTCCAATAAAGCTTAA
- the fsa gene encoding fructose-6-phosphate aldolase has protein sequence MKFFVDTANIEEIREANALGILAGVTTNPSLVAKEGVSFHDRLKEITDEVDGSVSAEVISEDAEGMIKEGKELAAIAPNITVKVPMTLEGLKAVKAFSDLNIKTNVTLVFSANQALLAARAGASYVSPFLGRLDDIGQNGVPLISEIAEIFDRHGIETEIIAASVRHPIHVTEAAISGAHIATLPFKIFGQLVKHPLTDQGIEKFLNDWNNQK, from the coding sequence ATGAAATTTTTTGTAGACACAGCGAACATTGAGGAAATTCGTGAAGCGAATGCGTTAGGGATTCTTGCAGGTGTAACGACAAACCCGAGTTTAGTCGCGAAGGAAGGCGTTTCTTTCCACGATCGTTTGAAAGAAATTACGGATGAAGTGGACGGTTCTGTCAGTGCAGAAGTTATTTCTGAAGACGCAGAGGGTATGATTAAAGAAGGGAAGGAACTTGCGGCCATTGCTCCAAACATTACCGTTAAAGTACCGATGACGCTTGAAGGCTTAAAAGCGGTTAAAGCGTTCAGCGATCTGAATATCAAAACCAATGTGACGCTTGTTTTTTCTGCTAACCAGGCGCTGCTTGCTGCTCGCGCAGGAGCGTCCTACGTTTCTCCATTCCTTGGCCGTCTTGATGATATTGGTCAAAATGGAGTGCCGCTTATTTCTGAGATTGCGGAAATTTTTGACCGCCACGGAATTGAAACAGAAATCATTGCTGCATCCGTGCGCCATCCGATTCACGTAACGGAAGCAGCGATCAGCGGCGCTCATATCGCAACCCTTCCATTCAAAATTTTTGGCCAGCTCGTGAAACATCCACTGACAGACCAGGGAATTGAGAAATTCTTAAACGATTGGAATAACCAAAAATAA
- a CDS encoding UDP-N-acetylglucosamine 1-carboxyvinyltransferase yields MRKLLIEGGTRLRGQVRVSGAKNSAVALLPAAILADSPVTIEGLPNISDVGILSELLREIGGKVEQDGRTIEIDPSNMISMPLPNGRVKKLRASYYFMGAMLGKFKKAVIGLPGGCHLGPRPIDQHIKGFEALGAEVSNEQGAIYLRAKELRGARIYLDVVSVGATINIMLAAVRAKGKTVIENAAKEPEIIDVATLLTSMGARIKGAGTDVIRIEGVDQLDGCLHTIIPDRIEAGTYTIMAAAQGEEMIIDNVIPQHLESLLAKLREMGVTIEENDEQLYVRPSEKMRSVDIKTLVYPGFPTDLQQPFTSLLTKAYGTGVVTDTIYQARFKHIDELRRMNASIKVEGGAAIVSGPSKLEGAKVKATDLRAGAALVIAGLMADGITEITGVEHIERGYENITNKLVELGAKVWYEEMSDEEIEQFQNS; encoded by the coding sequence ATGCGAAAACTATTAATAGAAGGCGGAACTCGACTGCGCGGCCAGGTGAGAGTCAGCGGGGCGAAGAACAGCGCCGTTGCTCTTTTGCCTGCTGCCATATTAGCGGATTCTCCAGTAACGATCGAAGGTCTGCCCAACATTTCCGATGTTGGGATTTTATCAGAGCTTCTAAGGGAAATTGGAGGAAAAGTGGAACAGGATGGAAGAACGATAGAAATCGATCCTTCCAATATGATATCGATGCCGCTTCCGAATGGAAGAGTGAAAAAGCTTCGTGCATCCTATTACTTTATGGGAGCAATGCTGGGCAAGTTTAAAAAAGCCGTCATCGGCCTGCCGGGCGGGTGCCATCTTGGTCCACGTCCAATCGACCAGCATATCAAAGGCTTTGAAGCACTCGGGGCAGAGGTATCGAACGAGCAGGGAGCGATCTATCTTCGTGCCAAAGAGCTTCGCGGGGCGAGGATTTATTTGGATGTTGTCAGTGTCGGGGCTACCATTAACATCATGCTCGCAGCTGTACGGGCCAAAGGAAAAACGGTCATCGAGAATGCTGCAAAAGAGCCTGAAATTATTGATGTGGCCACTTTGCTCACGAGTATGGGGGCAAGGATCAAAGGAGCCGGGACCGACGTCATCCGGATTGAGGGGGTAGACCAGCTGGACGGCTGTCTGCACACCATTATTCCTGACCGCATCGAAGCCGGCACCTATACCATTATGGCTGCTGCGCAAGGCGAGGAAATGATTATTGACAATGTGATTCCACAGCACCTCGAATCTTTGCTTGCAAAGCTTCGTGAAATGGGTGTAACCATCGAAGAAAATGATGAACAGCTTTACGTTCGTCCTAGTGAGAAAATGCGCAGTGTAGATATTAAAACACTGGTGTATCCAGGTTTTCCGACTGACCTGCAGCAGCCGTTTACGTCGTTATTAACGAAGGCATACGGGACAGGCGTCGTTACAGATACGATCTACCAGGCGCGTTTTAAGCATATTGACGAACTTAGACGGATGAATGCTTCCATCAAAGTTGAAGGAGGCGCAGCGATTGTATCCGGCCCATCGAAGCTTGAGGGGGCTAAGGTGAAGGCAACGGATTTACGAGCAGGCGCTGCGTTAGTCATCGCCGGCTTAATGGCCGACGGCATTACAGAAATTACTGGCGTTGAGCACATTGAGCGCGGATATGAGAACATTACCAATAAGTTAGTGGAGCTTGGTGCGAAAGTCTGGTATGAGGAGATGTCAGACGAAGAGATTGAGCAATTCCAGAACTCATAA
- the glpX gene encoding class II fructose-bisphosphatase, whose translation MERSLSMELVRVTEAAALSSARWMGRGKKEEADDAATSAMRDVFDTIPMKGTVVIGEGEMDEAPMLYIGEKLGNGYGPRVDVAVDPLEGTNIVAQGTWNALAVIAIADHHQLLHAPDMYMDKIAVGPEAVGKVDINASIADNLQAVAKAKNKEVEDVVAIVLNRKRHERVIEEIREAGARIKLIPDGDVAAAINTAFDHTGVDILFGSGGAPEGVLAAVALKCLGGEIQGKLIPSNDEELERCKTMGIEDINKVLHMEDFCGGDDAIFAATGVTDGELLQGVQFKGQKATTQTLVMRAKSGTVRFIDGDHSLKKKPNLVIKP comes from the coding sequence ATGGAAAGAAGTTTATCAATGGAATTAGTACGAGTGACAGAGGCAGCTGCTTTATCATCAGCCCGCTGGATGGGGCGCGGAAAGAAAGAAGAAGCGGATGATGCCGCTACTTCTGCGATGCGTGATGTATTTGACACGATTCCGATGAAAGGCACCGTCGTGATTGGTGAAGGAGAAATGGATGAAGCTCCTATGCTGTACATAGGGGAAAAGCTTGGAAATGGATACGGTCCGCGCGTGGATGTTGCTGTAGATCCACTTGAGGGCACGAACATTGTAGCTCAGGGAACGTGGAACGCGCTCGCGGTTATTGCAATTGCCGACCATCACCAGCTTCTGCATGCTCCGGATATGTATATGGACAAAATCGCCGTAGGTCCGGAAGCTGTAGGAAAAGTTGATATCAATGCTTCCATTGCTGACAATCTGCAGGCTGTTGCCAAGGCGAAGAATAAAGAAGTCGAAGATGTCGTTGCGATCGTGTTAAATCGGAAGCGTCACGAGCGGGTTATTGAGGAGATCCGTGAAGCAGGCGCCCGCATTAAACTGATTCCTGACGGCGATGTGGCAGCTGCGATTAATACGGCATTTGACCATACCGGCGTAGATATTCTGTTCGGCTCTGGTGGTGCACCTGAAGGGGTGCTTGCGGCTGTTGCTCTTAAATGTCTCGGCGGAGAGATTCAGGGCAAACTGATTCCTTCCAACGACGAAGAATTAGAACGCTGCAAGACGATGGGCATAGAAGATATTAACAAAGTGCTCCATATGGAAGACTTCTGCGGCGGCGACGATGCGATTTTCGCAGCTACCGGTGTTACCGACGGCGAACTCCTGCAAGGTGTACAGTTTAAAGGCCAGAAAGCGACCACTCAAACCTTGGTCATGCGTGCAAAGTCGGGCACAGTACGTTTCATTGATGGCGATCACAGTTTGAAGAAAAAGCCAAACTTAGTCATAAAACCTTAA
- the rho gene encoding transcription termination factor Rho, with protein MAELTISNLETMTLKNLYAKARQYKVSYYAKLTKRELIFAILKAQAEKDGFLFMDGILEIIPSEGFGFLRPINYSPSAEDIYISASQIRRFDLRNGDKVSGKVRPPKENERYYGLLHVDAVNGEDPDSAKERVHFPALTPLYPDRQMKLETESKQLSTRIMDLMAPVGYGQRGLIVAPPKAGKTVLLKQMANSISTNHPDAKLIILLVDERPEEVTDIERSVAPDVDVVSSTFDEVPENHIKVAELVLERAMRLVEHKRDVIVLMDSITRLARAYNLVIPPSGRTLSGGIDPAAFHRPKRFFGAARNIEEGGSLTILATALVDTGSRMDDVIYEEFKGTGNMELHLDRSLAERRIFPAIDIRRSGTRKEELLLNKPALDKIWAIRQTMTDSPDFMERFLRRLKSSKDNAEFFDLMDKDMKGKAAAKR; from the coding sequence GTGGCAGAATTAACAATCTCTAATTTAGAGACGATGACGTTAAAAAATTTATATGCAAAAGCAAGGCAATATAAGGTTTCCTATTATGCGAAGCTGACAAAGCGCGAGCTGATCTTTGCGATTTTAAAAGCGCAGGCAGAGAAGGACGGCTTTCTATTTATGGATGGGATTCTGGAAATTATTCCGTCTGAAGGCTTCGGTTTTCTCCGCCCGATTAACTATTCTCCAAGTGCTGAGGATATTTACATTTCAGCCTCACAGATCCGCCGTTTTGATTTAAGAAACGGGGATAAAGTCTCCGGAAAAGTACGTCCTCCGAAAGAAAATGAGCGCTATTACGGTTTGTTGCACGTGGATGCCGTCAATGGGGAAGACCCGGATTCAGCTAAGGAACGTGTCCACTTCCCAGCGTTGACTCCTCTTTATCCCGACCGGCAAATGAAACTGGAAACAGAAAGCAAACAGCTCTCCACCCGAATTATGGATTTAATGGCACCTGTCGGCTACGGTCAGCGAGGTTTGATTGTGGCTCCGCCTAAAGCAGGTAAAACGGTTTTGCTCAAGCAGATGGCAAACAGCATTTCAACGAACCATCCGGATGCCAAACTGATTATTCTACTCGTAGACGAACGTCCTGAGGAAGTCACGGATATTGAGCGCTCCGTTGCCCCTGATGTAGATGTAGTCAGCTCGACCTTTGATGAAGTGCCTGAGAACCATATTAAAGTGGCCGAGCTCGTCCTTGAGCGTGCGATGCGGTTAGTCGAGCACAAGCGCGATGTTATTGTACTCATGGACAGCATTACTCGTCTTGCACGTGCTTACAATCTCGTAATCCCGCCAAGTGGAAGAACGTTATCTGGCGGGATCGATCCGGCGGCATTCCACCGTCCGAAGCGCTTCTTCGGGGCAGCCAGGAATATTGAAGAAGGTGGAAGTCTCACCATTCTTGCGACGGCACTTGTGGATACAGGCTCACGTATGGATGATGTCATCTACGAAGAGTTTAAAGGGACCGGCAACATGGAGCTGCACCTTGACCGCAGCTTAGCGGAGCGGAGAATTTTCCCTGCGATCGATATCCGCCGTTCCGGCACGCGGAAGGAAGAGCTGCTGTTGAATAAGCCGGCTCTCGATAAAATCTGGGCGATCAGGCAGACGATGACCGATTCCCCGGACTTCATGGAACGCTTCCTCCGCCGTTTGAAATCTTCAAAAGACAACGCCGAATTTTTTGATTTGATGGATAAGGATATGAAGGGAAAAGCAGCGGCAAAACGCTGA
- a CDS encoding type B 50S ribosomal protein L31: MKAGIHPEYRKVVFLDTSSNFKFLSGSTQYSEETIEWEDGNTYPLIRVEISSASHPFYTGKQKADKAGGRVDRFKKKYNLS; this comes from the coding sequence ATGAAAGCAGGAATTCATCCAGAATACCGTAAAGTTGTATTCCTCGACACAAGTTCTAATTTCAAGTTTCTATCCGGATCTACTCAGTATTCCGAAGAAACCATTGAATGGGAAGATGGAAACACGTATCCATTGATCCGTGTTGAGATTAGTTCTGCGTCTCATCCGTTCTACACAGGCAAGCAGAAAGCTGATAAAGCTGGCGGCCGTGTGGATCGCTTCAAGAAAAAATATAACCTTTCATAA
- a CDS encoding thymidine kinase: protein MYVMKQSGWVEVICGSMFSGKSEELIRRVRRATYGQLTVRVFKPAIDNRYKEDSIVSHNGTSVLARPVDNSIDILQHVDDSIDVVGIDEVQFFDEHILEVVECLADRGIRVIVAGLDTDFRGEPFGKVPDLMALSESVTKLNAICPVCGSPASRTQRLIDGKPASYDDPIILVGASESYEPRCRHHHEVPNKPRQREVEAYAERL from the coding sequence GTGTATGTGATGAAGCAGAGTGGATGGGTCGAGGTTATTTGCGGGAGTATGTTCAGCGGCAAATCAGAAGAGCTGATCCGGAGAGTTCGTCGTGCTACATATGGTCAGTTAACGGTACGGGTATTTAAGCCGGCCATCGATAACCGGTACAAAGAGGATTCTATTGTCTCTCATAATGGAACGTCTGTCCTGGCGAGACCGGTGGACAATTCCATTGACATTCTTCAGCATGTCGATGACTCCATCGACGTCGTAGGCATTGATGAAGTCCAATTTTTTGATGAACACATTCTCGAGGTCGTCGAATGCCTCGCGGACCGGGGAATCCGGGTCATTGTGGCAGGTCTGGATACTGATTTCCGCGGCGAGCCTTTTGGCAAAGTGCCTGATCTGATGGCGCTCAGCGAGAGCGTGACAAAGCTGAATGCGATCTGTCCTGTGTGCGGGTCACCAGCCAGCCGTACGCAGCGTTTAATTGATGGCAAGCCCGCTTCTTACGATGATCCGATTATTTTAGTAGGGGCTTCCGAGTCGTACGAGCCTCGCTGCAGGCACCACCACGAAGTGCCTAATAAACCCAGGCAACGGGAAGTAGAGGCATACGCAGAACGTTTATAG
- a CDS encoding Na-translocating system protein MpsC family protein yields MDTRSIQSEISSYVGRLLRDNFGKGPASVYVSLVEPYVTIYLKDFLAPMERVLVGKDHTRRVEETRDLLMEELIPDIKATWKATTGIEIKEMYYDWSLSNRSGVFIGILNTQSRMDEHLEDYEHKINIHHEVIQLSKKAEKPPENLESFMLNNRTLIVVRDGILVPIEKALIEAGHSEVLKLTKRNLERNLINQSSFEDILNTSIEDYFVDWDFQKDISYILFILKPKASGK; encoded by the coding sequence ATGGATACAAGATCAATACAATCAGAAATATCAAGTTATGTCGGCCGGTTGTTAAGGGACAATTTTGGAAAAGGTCCCGCTTCTGTCTATGTGTCTCTCGTCGAACCTTATGTGACTATTTATTTGAAGGATTTCCTCGCCCCGATGGAGCGTGTACTCGTAGGAAAGGATCATACGAGAAGAGTAGAAGAGACGCGGGACTTATTGATGGAAGAACTGATTCCCGACATCAAAGCCACCTGGAAAGCCACAACGGGCATTGAAATTAAAGAAATGTATTATGACTGGTCACTTTCCAACCGTTCAGGCGTGTTTATCGGAATTTTGAACACACAAAGCCGGATGGATGAACATCTGGAAGACTATGAGCATAAAATAAACATTCATCATGAAGTGATTCAATTGAGCAAAAAAGCAGAAAAGCCTCCGGAAAATCTCGAGTCGTTTATGCTCAACAACCGGACGTTAATCGTCGTAAGAGATGGGATTCTTGTCCCTATTGAAAAGGCGCTGATCGAAGCCGGCCATAGTGAAGTTTTGAAGCTTACGAAGCGGAATTTAGAAAGAAATCTGATCAATCAGTCATCCTTTGAAGATATTTTAAACACATCAATCGAAGATTATTTTGTTGATTGGGATTTTCAAAAGGATATCAGCTATATTTTGTTTATTCTCAAGCCAAAAGCAAGCGGAAAGTGA
- a CDS encoding four-helix bundle copper-binding protein, which translates to MPDNFMNSLLKRTQLLHQCQEAFQYAVEMVQKNAGDAESICKSCAELCKDCADECLQIENDEFQDPLYLMCLDYAKLCEGIIAFQKKMPLPPLKESS; encoded by the coding sequence ATGCCTGATAATTTTATGAATTCCCTGCTGAAACGCACTCAGCTTCTGCACCAATGCCAGGAAGCATTTCAATATGCTGTAGAAATGGTGCAAAAGAATGCGGGGGACGCAGAATCCATATGTAAATCGTGTGCCGAATTGTGCAAAGACTGTGCAGATGAATGCCTGCAAATCGAGAACGATGAATTTCAAGATCCGTTGTATCTGATGTGTTTGGACTACGCTAAGCTATGCGAGGGGATAATCGCTTTTCAAAAAAAAATGCCTTTGCCCCCTTTAAAAGAATCAAGCTGA
- a CDS encoding dimethylarginine dimethylaminohydrolase family protein — MKLANEKNHSCGCEDEYSTLQKVIVSSPQHMKITEIINETQKHFADENIDIPKAIQQHEQFVAVLEDNGVEVVHIEALPRLNEQVFTRDIGFCIGERVYVSSLASPIRREEVQPLVEYLKDEEIPYTRLYDPHIEGGDVLVDGHRLWVGLSNRTEERAISYLNKMLPDYEIIPLPLKDDILHLDCAFNILSSTEAVIYPEAFNKQDVERLSKEFSLIPVSTEEQFTMGTNVLSIGNRKVISLPQNKEINEKLMENGFHVIEADLSEIIKSGGSFRCCTLPLNRQD; from the coding sequence ATGAAGCTTGCCAATGAAAAAAACCATTCATGTGGCTGTGAGGACGAATATTCTACGTTGCAAAAGGTGATTGTCAGTTCGCCGCAGCATATGAAGATTACTGAAATCATTAATGAAACCCAGAAGCATTTTGCAGATGAAAATATCGACATTCCAAAAGCCATCCAGCAGCATGAACAATTCGTTGCTGTGCTGGAAGACAATGGGGTGGAAGTTGTTCATATTGAGGCTCTGCCGCGTCTGAACGAACAGGTTTTTACCCGGGATATCGGGTTTTGCATCGGAGAACGGGTGTATGTTTCCTCTTTAGCGAGCCCGATTCGCCGGGAAGAAGTCCAGCCGCTTGTGGAATACTTGAAAGACGAGGAAATTCCTTATACGAGACTGTACGATCCCCACATTGAAGGGGGAGATGTCCTTGTGGATGGCCACAGGCTCTGGGTCGGTTTAAGCAATCGGACGGAAGAACGGGCCATTTCTTATTTGAACAAAATGCTCCCTGATTATGAAATCATCCCCCTGCCTTTGAAAGACGACATTCTTCATCTGGACTGTGCCTTCAACATTTTGAGCAGCACGGAGGCGGTTATTTATCCAGAAGCCTTTAACAAACAAGACGTAGAACGACTTTCCAAGGAATTTTCCCTGATTCCTGTAAGCACAGAAGAGCAGTTTACGATGGGGACAAACGTGCTGTCGATTGGCAATCGTAAGGTGATCAGCCTGCCGCAGAACAAGGAAATAAACGAAAAGCTTATGGAAAATGGATTTCATGTGATTGAAGCGGACTTATCGGAAATTATTAAGTCCGGAGGCTCCTTCCGGTGCTGCACGCTGCCGCTTAACAGACAAGATTAA